A window from Citrus sinensis cultivar Valencia sweet orange chromosome 5, DVS_A1.0, whole genome shotgun sequence encodes these proteins:
- the LOC127902569 gene encoding uncharacterized protein LOC127902569 isoform X1 — translation MKPLFQLDLRLFWELGRFTKEEFLISWFVLFMPTEFEFTECCLSFKSCVAIVNALRLFSPLLEHLTRHLPKQWLTSLAIKTFVLTLKGEMDKSRRNIMSAELEHVNAHLENG, via the exons ATGAAGCCTCTATTTCAACTGG ACCTGAGGCTCTTTTGGGAGTTGGGAAGATTTACGAAAGAGGAGTTTCTGATTAGCTGGTTTGTTCTCTTTATGCCTACAGAATTTGAGTTCACTG AATGTTGTCTTTCCTTCAAGAGCTGTGTGGCAATTGTGAATGCTCTTCGATTGTTTTCACCTCTCCTCGAACATCTAACCAGACACTTACCGAAGCAATGGTTAACAAGTTTAGCAATCAAG ACTTTTGTGTTGACATTGAAGGGGGAGATGGACAAAAGTCGAAGGAATATAATGAGTGCTGAGTTGGAACATGTTAATGCTCATTTGGAAAATGGGTGA
- the LOC102623306 gene encoding methionine S-methyltransferase-like, which yields MNLPITTPTFKPEALLGVGKIYERGVSDYLVKKIFEFLKNGFHEISSSLDLSFEYDLVADEKIPFLAYLASVLKEHSFFPYEPPAGSKRFRNLIADFMKMYHHIPLNADNVVFPSRAVWQL from the exons ATGAACCTTCCAATTACGACACCCACGTTCAA ACCTGAGGCTCTTTTGGGAGTTGGGAAGATTTACGAAAGAGGAGTTTCTGATTATCTG gttaagaaaatttttgagttCCTGAAAAATGGCTTCCATGAGATCAGCAGTTCTTTGGATTTATCTTTCGAATATGATTTGGTTGCTGATGAGAAAATTCCATTCCTAGCTTATCTTGCCAGTGTTCTAAAGGAGCATTCCTTTTTCCCATATGAGCCACCAGCTGGAAGCAAAAGATTCAGGAATCTGATTGCTGACTTCATGAAAATGTACCACCATATTCCACTAAATGCTGAT AATGTTGTCTTTCCTTCAAGAGCTGTGTGGCAATTGTGA
- the LOC127902569 gene encoding uncharacterized protein LOC127902569 isoform X3, whose product MKPLFQLDLRLFWELGRFTKEEFLISWFVLFMPTEFEFTECCLSFKSCVAIVNALRLFSPLLEHLTRHLPKQWLTSLAIKGEMDKSRRNIMSAELEHVNAHLENG is encoded by the exons ATGAAGCCTCTATTTCAACTGG ACCTGAGGCTCTTTTGGGAGTTGGGAAGATTTACGAAAGAGGAGTTTCTGATTAGCTGGTTTGTTCTCTTTATGCCTACAGAATTTGAGTTCACTG AATGTTGTCTTTCCTTCAAGAGCTGTGTGGCAATTGTGAATGCTCTTCGATTGTTTTCACCTCTCCTCGAACATCTAACCAGACACTTACCGAAGCAATGGTTAACAAGTTTAGCAATCAAG GGGGAGATGGACAAAAGTCGAAGGAATATAATGAGTGCTGAGTTGGAACATGTTAATGCTCATTTGGAAAATGGGTGA
- the LOC127902564 gene encoding putative disease resistance RPP13-like protein 1 isoform X6, whose translation MSIIGEAILTASVDLLVNKLASEGILFFARQEQIKADLMKWANMLEMIKAVLDDAEEKKTTNQFVKKWLGKLQDLAYDVEDLLDEFQTEAFRRKLLLGNGDPAAAHDQPSSSRTRTSKFRRLIPTCCTTFTPQSIQFDYALMSKIKEINDRFQEIVTQKDSLGLNVSSAGGSKKASQRLETTSLVTGANVYGRETEKKDVVELLLRDDLSNDGGFSVIPIIGMGGLGKTTLAQLVYNDKRVQDHFDPKAWTCVSEDFDVKGLTKTILRSVTKQTIDDSDLNLLQEELKKKLSGKKFLLVLDDVWNENYNDWVRLSRPFEAGAKGSKIIVTTRNQEVADIMGTASAYQLKKLSIDDCLAVFAQHSLGSNKLLEEIGKKIVAKCDGLPLAAQTLGGLLRGKYDRCDWERVLSTKIWELQEERCDIMPALRVSYYYLSAPLKQCFAYCSLFPKDYEFEEGEIILLWSAVGFLDHGESGNPSEDLGRKFFQELRGRSFFQQSSNSISRFVMHDLINDLARWAAGETYFTLEYTSEVNMQQCFSRNLRHLSYIRGDYDGVKRFEDLYDIQHLRTLLPVTSLSSWPGYLACSILPRLFKLQRLRVFSLRGYLIAELPDSVGDLRYLRHLNLSGTEIKTLPESVSKLYNLHTLLLEGCRRLKKLCADMGNLIKLHHLNNSNTDSLEEMPLGIGKLTCLQTLGNFAVGKDNGSGLRKLKSLIHLQGTLKISKLENVKDDGDAKEARLDGKKNLRELSLNWTCSTDGSSSREAETETGVLDMLKPHKNLEQFGICGYGGTKFPTWLGDSSFLNLVTLKFEDCGMCTALPSVGQLPSLKHLTVHGMSRVKRLGSEFYGDDSPIPFPCLETLRFEDLQEWEEWIPHGSSQGVERFPKLRELHILRCSKLQGTFPEHLPALEMLVIEECEELSISITSLPALCKMEIGGCKKVVWRSATDHLGSQNSVVCRDTSNQVFLSGPLKPRIPKLEELGISNSKNETYIWKSHNELLQDICSLKRLVITSCPTLQSLVAEEEKDQQQQLCELSCRLEYLKLSNCEGLVKLPQSSLSLSSLREIEICKCSSLVSFPEVALPSKLKKIKIMHCDALKSLPEAWMCDTNSSLEILNIEDCHSLTYIAAVQLPSSLKGLTIWCCDNIRTLTVEEGIQCSSSSGRYTSSLLEELFVFNCPSLTCIFSKNELPATLESLEVGNLPPSLKSLLVWRCSKLESIAERLDNNTSLETISIINCENLKILPSGLHNLRLLQEITIELCGNLVSFPEGGLPCAKLTKLRIYDCKRLEALPKGLHNLSTLQYLTIGIGGELPSLEEDGLPTNLRSLCIWGNMEIWKSMIERGRGFHRFFSLQELTIKGCDDDMVSFALEDKRLGTALPLPASLTSLSIEAFPNLERLSSSIVDLQNLTRLYLKDCPKLKYFPEKGLPSSLLQLWIYGCSLIAEKCRKDGGQYWDLLTHIPLVEIDNKWIFDD comes from the exons atgtcaatcaTCGGAGAGGCAATCCTTACGGCGTCCGTTGATTTGCTGGTCAATAAGTTAGCTTCAGAGGGGATTCTGTTTTTTGCACGCCAAGAGCAAATCAAGGCCGATCTGATGAAGTGGGCGAATATGTTGGAGATGATCAAGGCGGTGCTTGATGATGCTGAGGAGAAGAAGACAACTAATCAGTTTGTGAAGAAGTGGCTTGGCAAGCTTCAGGACTTGGCTTATGATGTTGAAGACTTGTTGGATGAGTTTCAAACTGAGGCTTTCCGGAGGAAGTTGCTGCTTGGAAATGGAGATCCAGCTGCGGCTCATGATCAACCCAGTAGCAGTCGTACAAGAACAAGTAAGTTTCGGAGGCTCATTCCTACTTGCTGCACCACTTTTACTCCACAATCGATTCAGTTCGATTATGCCTTGATGTCCAAAATCAAAGAGATCAACGACAGATTTCAAGAAATTGTGACACAGAAAGACTCGCTGGGTTTGAACGTAAGTTCAGCTGGAGGGTCCAAAAAAGCCAGTCAAAGGCTAGAGACAACCTCTTTAGTGACTGGAGCCAACGTCTATGGCAGGGAAACAGAAAAGAAGGATGTTGTTGAACTGCTGTTGAGGGATGATTTAAGCAACGATGGTGGATTCTCTGTTATTCCTATTATAGGTATGGGCGGGCTGGGCAAAACTACTCTTGCTCAGCTTGTCTACAATGATAAGCGAGTGCAGGATCATTTTGATCCCAAGGCATGGACTTGTGTCTCTGAGGATTTCGATGTTAAGGGGCTAACAAAAACAATTCTAAGATCCGTTACCAAGCAGACTATTGATGACAGTGATTTAAATTTGCTTCAAGAGGAGCTGAAGAAGAAGTTATCtggaaagaaatttttgcTTGTTTTAGACGACGTTTGGAATGAGAATTACAATGATTGGGTTCGCCTCAGCCGTCCGTTTGAAGCTGGAGCGAAGGGAAGTAAGATTATTGTCACAACTCGTAATCAAGAGGTTGCAGACATCATGGGAACTGCCTCAgcttatcaattaaaaaagttgTCAATTGATGATTGTCTAGCTGTATTTGCTCAACATTCTTTGGGGTCAAATAAGTTATTGGAGGAAATTGGCAAGAAGATAGTGGCCAAATGCGATGGCTTGCCCCTGGCAGCGCAAACACTTGGAGGACTTTTGCGAGGAAAATATGACAGATGTGATTGGGAGAGAGTGCTCAGTACCAAGATATGGGAATTGCAAGAAGAGAGATGTGACATTATGCCGGCGCTGAGAGTGAGCTACTATTATCTTTCGGCACCTTTGAAACAATGCTTTGCGTATTGCTCATTGTTTCCAAAGGATTATGAATTTGAAGAGGGggagataattttattatggagtGCTGTGGGTTTCCTGGATCACGGAGAGAGTGGGAATCCTAGTGAAGATCTCGGTCGAAAGTTCTTTCAAGAGCTACGTGGAAGATCTTTTTTCCAGCAATCGAGCAACAGTATATCACGATTTGTTATGCACGATCTTATCAACGACCTTGCCCGTTGGGCTGCAGGGGAGACATACTTCACACTGGAGTATACCTCGGAGGTTAACATGCAACAATGTTTTTCTAGAAATCTTCGTCATCTGTCGTACATTCGTGGAGATTATGATGGCGTTAAAAGGTTTGAGGACTTGTACGATATCCAACACTTGCGAACTCTTTTACCAGTAACGTCGTTAAGTAGCTGGCCTGGATACTTGGCTTGTAGCATTCTTCCTAGGTTGTTCAAACTCCAACGCTTGAGGGTCTTCTCTCTGCGTGGATATCTCATCGCCGAGCTGCCGGATTCAGTTGGTGATTTGAGGTATTTAAGGCACCTTAACCTGTCTGGAACTGAGATTAAAACTCTGCCTGAATCAGTCAGCAAGCTTTACAACTTGCACACCCTTCTGTTGGAGGGCTGTCGACGACTGAAGAAGTTGTGTGCAGACATGGGAAATCTCATCAAATTGCATCAtctcaataattcaaatacaGATTCCTTGGAGGAAATGCCACTAGGAATTGGTAAGCTGACTTGTCTTCAAACGCTGGGTAATTTTGCTGTGGGAAAAGACAATGGTTCTGGGTTACGAAAGCTAAAGTCATTGATACATCTTCAGGGGAcacttaaaatttcaaaattagagaATGTAAAAGACGATGGTGATGCAAAGGAGGCTCGGTTGGATGGAAAGAAGAATCTTAGAGAATTATCGCTTAATTGGACTTGCAGCACCGATGGTTCATCTTCAAGGGAGGCAGAAACTGAAACGGGTGTGCTTGACATGCTCAAACCCCATAAAAATCTGGAACAATTTGGTATCTGTGGCTATGGAGGTACAAAATTTCCAACATGGTTAGGAGATTCCTCATTCTTAAATTTAGTAACACTTAAATTTGAAGATTGCGGCATGTGCACTGCCCTGCCGTCAGTCGGGCAACTGCCCTCTCTAAAGCATCTTACAGTGCATGGAATGAGTAGAGTAAAGAGATTGGGTTCAGAGTTCTATGGGGATGACTCTCCAATTCCATTTCCATGCTTGGAGACTCTTCGTTTTGAAGACCTGCAAGAATGGGAAGAGTGGATTCCTCATGGTTCCAGTCAGGGAGTTGAACGGTTTCCTAAATTGAGAGAGCTTCACATTTTAAGATGTTCTAAACTGCAAGGAACATTTCCAGAGCACCTTCCTGCATTGGAGATGCTTGTTATTGAAGAATGCGAAGAATTGTCAATTTCAATTACGAGTCTTCCAGCTCTTtgcaaaatggaaattggTGGATGTAAAAAGGTTGTGTGGAGAAGTGCAACTGATCATCTCGGCTCACAGAATTCAGTGGTTTGTAGAGATACATCAAATCAAGTGTTTCTCTCAGGGCCATTGAAGCCGCGAATACCAAAACTGGAAGAATTGGGGATAAGTAATagtaaaaatgaaacatatataTGGAAGAGTCATAACGAATTGCTGCAAGACATTTGCTCTCTCAAAAGACTGGTGATTACAAGCTGTCCCACACTTCAATCCTTGGTCGCGGAGGAAGAGAAAGACCAACAACAGCAGCTCTGCGAGTTGTCATGCAGACTTGAATATCTAAAATTGAGTAATTGCGAAGGCCTTGTGAAGCTGCCACAATCATCGCTCAGCCTCAGTTCCTTGAGAGAGATAGAAATCTGCAAGTGCAGTTCCCTTGTTTCCTTTCCTGAG GTTGCTCTGCCTTCcaagttgaagaaaattaagattatGCATTGTGATGCACTGAAATCGTTACCAGAGGCATGGATGTGCGACACCAATTCGTCTCTCGAGATCTTGAATATTGAGGACTGCCATTCGTTGACATATATTGCTGCTGTCCAGCTACCATCGAGCCTTAAGGGGTTGACGATCTGGTGTTGCGATAATATAAGGACTTTGACAGTGGAAGAGGGCATCCAGTGTAGCAGCAGCAGCGGAAGGTACACCTCATCTCTTCTCGAGGAGTTGTTTGTTTTCAATTGTCCATCACtgacatgtatattttcaaaaaacgAGTTACCTGCCACGCTTGAGTCCCTTGAAGTTGGCAATCTACCTCCGTCTCTTAAGTCCCTTTTAGTTTGGCGATGTTCAAAGCTGGAGTCAATAGCAGAAAGGTTGGAcaacaacacatctcttgaaaCAATCAGtattattaattgtgaaaatctGAAGATTTTACCGAGTGGTTTACATAATCTCCGGCTGCTTCAAGAGATTACAATTGAGTTGTGTGGAAATCTAGTGTCCTTTCCCGAAGGGGGATTGCCTTGTGCGAAACTCACTAAGCTGCGGATATATGATTGTAAGAGACTAGAGGCCTTACCCAAGGGATTGCATAATCTGAGCACTCTTCAATACTTAACAATAGGAATAGGAGGTGAGCTTCCAAGCCTTGAAGAAGATGGCCTTCCCACCAACCTTCGGTCACTTTGTATTTGGGGTAATATGGAGATTTGGAAGTCAATGATTGAGCGGGGCCGGGGATTTCACAGATTCTTCTCTCTGCAAGAACTCACAATCAAAGGATGTGATGACGACATGGTGTCATTTGCACTAGAGGACAAAAGATTAGGGACCGCGCTTCCTCTTCCTGCCTCTCTAACATCTCTGTCGATTGAAGCTTTTCCAAATCTGGAACGCCTATCTTCTTCAATTGTTGATCTTCAAAACCTCACTCGTTTATATCTCAAGGATTGTCCCAAGCTCAAATACTTTCCGGAGAAGGGCCTGCCTTCCTCACTTTTGCAATTATGGATCTATGGATGTTCGTTGATAGCAGAGAAGTGCAGAAAGGATGGAGGACAATATTGGGACTTGTTAACCCATATACCTCTTGTTGAAATAGATAACAAATGGATTTTTGATGATTGA
- the LOC127902569 gene encoding uncharacterized protein LOC127902569 isoform X4 has product MKPLFQLDLRLFWELGRFTKEEFLISWFVLFMPTEFEFTECCLSFKSCVAIVNALRLFSPLLEHLTRHLPKQWLTSLAIKSDFCVDIEGGDGQKSKEYNEC; this is encoded by the exons ATGAAGCCTCTATTTCAACTGG ACCTGAGGCTCTTTTGGGAGTTGGGAAGATTTACGAAAGAGGAGTTTCTGATTAGCTGGTTTGTTCTCTTTATGCCTACAGAATTTGAGTTCACTG AATGTTGTCTTTCCTTCAAGAGCTGTGTGGCAATTGTGAATGCTCTTCGATTGTTTTCACCTCTCCTCGAACATCTAACCAGACACTTACCGAAGCAATGGTTAACAAGTTTAGCAATCAAG TCAGACTTTTGTGTTGACATTGAAGGGGGAGATGGACAAAAGTCGAAGGAATATAATGAGTGCTGA
- the LOC127902569 gene encoding uncharacterized protein LOC127902569 isoform X2 translates to MKPLFQLDLRLFWELGRFTKEEFLISWFVLFMPTEFEFTECCLSFKSCVAIVNALRLFSPLLEHLTRHLPKQWLTSLAIKTFVLTLKGEMDKSRRNIMSAELEHVNAHLENG, encoded by the exons ACCTGAGGCTCTTTTGGGAGTTGGGAAGATTTACGAAAGAGGAGTTTCTGATTAGCTGGTTTGTTCTCTTTATGCCTACAGAATTTGAGTTCACTG AATGTTGTCTTTCCTTCAAGAGCTGTGTGGCAATTGTGAATGCTCTTCGATTGTTTTCACCTCTCCTCGAACATCTAACCAGACACTTACCGAAGCAATGGTTAACAAGTTTAGCAATCAAG ACTTTTGTGTTGACATTGAAGGGGGAGATGGACAAAAGTCGAAGGAATATAATGAGTGCTGAGTTGGAACATGTTAATGCTCATTTGGAAAATGGGTGA